One stretch of Hevea brasiliensis isolate MT/VB/25A 57/8 chromosome 12, ASM3005281v1, whole genome shotgun sequence DNA includes these proteins:
- the LOC110658620 gene encoding mannan endo-1,4-beta-mannosidase 7, which translates to MKNWGLVFFVVLLVQKQGIFLPVEADDGFISTKGVQFMLNGSPFYANGFNAYWLMYFATDPSMRNKVSSVFQEARDHGLTLARTWAFNDAQDRALQYSPGSYNEQTFQGLDFVISEAKKYGIKLVLSLVNNYESFGGKKQYVNWARSEGQSISSDDDFFANSVVKGYYKNHIKTVLTRRNTITGVAYKDEPTIMAWELMNEPRCTSDPSGGTIQAWITEMASYLKSIDGNHLLEAGLEGFYGQSSSQKQQYNPNFQIGTDFIANNQIPGIDFATVHSYPDQWLPSSDGESQESFLNNWLNNHIQDSQNILRKPVLFAEFGKSSKTSPYEQRDQLFNTIYSAIYSSARGGGAAAGGMFWQLFTDGMDSFRDGYEVVFSENPSTAAIIIDQSQKLNKIRKMYARLRNIEKWNEARGN; encoded by the exons ATGAAGAACTGGGGTCTGGTTTTCTTTGTGGTTCTTCTTGTTCAAAAACAGGGGATTTTTCTCCCAGTTGAAGCAGATGATGGTTTTATAAGTACCAAAGGAGTGCAATTTATGTTGAATGGGAGTCCATTTTATGCAAATGGATTCAATGCTTACTGGCTCATGTATTTTGCAACTGACCCTTCTATGAGAAACAAAGTCTCCTCTGTTTTTCAAGAAGCTAGAGACCATGGTCTTACACTAGCAAGAACTTGGGCTTTCAACGATGCGCAAGATAGAGCTTTGCAGTACTCTCCTGGCTCCTACAATGAACAGACCTTCCAG ggATTGGATTTTGTAATATCTGAAGCTAAGAAATATGGGATTAAGCTAGTGTTGAGTTTGGTGAACAATTATGAGAGCTTTGGAGGAAAAAAGCAGTACGTGAACTGGGCAAGGAGTGAGGGGCAGTCTATATCATCTGATGATGATTTCTTTGCAAACTCTGTAGTCAAAGGCTACTACAAAAATCATATCAAG ACTGTTCTTACAAGGCGTAATACAATCACTGGAGTTGCTTACAAAGATGAACCAACTATAATGGCTTGGGAACTTATGAATGAACCCAGATGCACCTCAGATCCATCAGGAGGAACCATTCAG GCTTGGATTACAGAGATGGCTTCTTACTTGAAATCCATAGATGGCAACCACTTATTAGAAGCAGGCTTGGAAGGGTTTTATGGGCAATCATCATCTCAAAAACAGCAATACAATCCAAATTTTCAAATAGGGACAGATTTCATTGCAAACAATCAGATTCCAGGCATTGATTTTGCAACAGTTCACTCATATCCTGACCAATG GCTGCCTAGTTCAGATGGTGAAAGCCAGGAGTCTTTTTTGAACAATTGGCTGAACAATCACATCCAGGATTCACAGAACATACTTCGAAAGCCAGTTCTCTTTGCTGAGTTTGGAAAATCATCTAAAACCTCCCCTTATGAACAAAGAGACCAGCTGTTCAATACAATCTACTCAGCAATATATTCGTCGGCTAGGGGCGGAGGTGCAGCTGCAGGTGGCATGTTCTGGCAACTTTTCACTGACGGAATGGACTCATTCCGAGATGGTTACGAGGTAGTCTTCAGTGAGAATCCGTCAACAGCTGCTATTATAATTGATCAGTCTCAAAAACTTAACAAGATTCGAAAGATGTATGCGAGACTTAGAAACATTGAGAAGTGGAATGAAGCACGGGGAAATTAG